The DNA sequence TAAATCTAAGGAAGGAAAATACGTAACATTAGCAAACTCATCTACACCTGCTTCTTGCCCACCGACCTCAACACTTGCACGGCGTTCTTCGTCTTCGCCTACATCTTTCGAGATTTCTTCGATGGCTTCATCGTGAGCCCCGTCGTGAGCTGTGTCGTGAGTGGTCTCTTGCTCGACGTGATCCTCGTCCACACTGTTTGCCTCTTCCGGGACATCCTCCAAAGCTTCTGGCTTGTCATTTTCACCTATTGGCCTTCCACTGATGGCTTCACTTTCACCTTGCTCCACGATGTCGCT is a window from the Anopheles merus strain MAF chromosome X, AmerM5.1, whole genome shotgun sequence genome containing:
- the LOC121593613 gene encoding uncharacterized protein LOC121593613 produces the protein MATTPEKELSALELGDLAPMAIDAGSDLKSFVQERDEQKVAQDQNAEKPDEDQSKIEKALAEAMSDIVEQGESEAISGRPIGENDKPEALEDVPEEANSVDEDHVEQETTHDTAHDGAHDEAIEEISKDVGEDEERRASVEI